Proteins encoded in a region of the Diadema setosum chromosome 7, eeDiaSeto1, whole genome shotgun sequence genome:
- the LOC140230669 gene encoding uncharacterized protein codes for LLMLLLSLNPQCAFGLGRKPPFDLFKWMQFLTCMGLVLLFVAVAECRGNRKPSAMNDETYNIIVKLVEGSFNVACAKRTVAEKSAITRFNRYRGRFTLQGDPPKLFLDGQRVLKKTEIQTIVMEEYYKAEGSGVRRIHNRLKDRFSFISEEAVRKVLSQCSTHRRLYEKFTLKAPYLPITASRVMEKVRVDLLKLKTAVTHKERCCRYMLTAIDEFSRYTWLRPIESKSSGRVARKLSDIFDSFGAPTYIQHDAGSEFQGKVKIMLNHRGIKNITSIQYHPEFEGTVERSHKTLGSEILLHLISEKRSVDWVRRLPEYATVLNDEPMEILGWNTPFNVFFGRFPNGSCGEKTRGTSNIQEWLRRKNRIDQLCEESGLPVRLNPTGDGNCQFRAASDQLALMGISIPYITLRQVVVQYLEANACFRNGRRWSAFLTETPENYLSRMSSNGSFGDHLTLQAIADIFNVQILVISSLNGGTTLISPEIIDGNIFTFQLPYIVLGHLSEGYGEHYLSLSNDQEQVLRIIRNSAQIIFEGDWIQNAAGETTNDETTDEGVDGHGSNEGVHNLGSSDGVKREGADEGVNEGENDDGSHVLLNEEGIYDKENIARNVTVYFDRLRSEILALDLTLALSQDVQSVVPAVSE; via the exons cttctaatgttgctgctttcactcaatccacagtGCGCTTTTGGTTTGGGAAGGAAACCCCCATTCGATTTGTTTAAGTG GATGCAGTTCCTAACATGCATGGGCCTAGTGCTGCTCTTTGTGGCGGTGGCTGAATGTCGGGGAAACAGAAAACCATCTGCTATGAACGATGAGACTTACAATATAATAGTGAAGCTCGTGGAAGGTTCATTCAACGTTGCATGCGCCAAAAGAACGGTCGCGGAAAAATCGGCCATAACCCGATTTAACCGATATAGAGGAAGATTCACTCTGCAAGGTGACCCACCAAAACTATTTCTGGACGGGCAAAGAGTGTTGAAAAAGACGGAAATACAAACTATTGTTATGGAGGAGTACTACAAGGCAGAAGGATCAGGAGTTAGGCGGATACATAATAGACTGAAGGATAGGTTTTCCTTCATTTCTGAAGAAGCCGTTCGAAAAGTATTATCACAATGTTCGACGCATCGGCGCTTGTACGAGAAATTTACACTCAAGGCCCCATATTTACCCATTACAGCGAGTCGTGTGATGGAAAAAGTCCGGGTAGACCTTCTCAAACTGAAAACAGCAGTTACACACAAGGAAAGATGCTGCAGATACATGCTAACCGCCATCGATGAGTTCAGTCGCTATACGTGGTTGAGGCCGATAGAATCTAAATCAAGCGGCAGAGTGGCACGGAAATTGTCGGATATCTTTGACTCATTCGGCGCTCCGACCTACATACAACACGACGCGGGCTCAGAATTCCAAGGGAAGGTAAAAATTATGTTGAATCACAGAGGGATCAAAAACATAACAAGTATCCAATATCATCCTGAATTTGAGGGGACGGTTGAGAGGTCTCACAAAACTCTTGGGTCAGAGATACTTCTCCACCTGATTTCTGAAAAACGAAGCGTAGACTGGGTACGCAGACTGCCCGAATATGCAACGGTTCTCAACGACGAGCCTATGGAAATCTTAGGGTGGAACACCCCATTCAATGTTTTCTTCGGCCGATTCCCCAATGGTTCCTGCGGTGAAAAGACAAGGGGAACAAGTAATATACAAGAATGGCTCAGGAGA AAAAATCGAATTGACCAGCTTTGCGAAGAGTCTGGACTACCTGTACGTTTAAATCCGACGGGAGATGGTAATTGCCAATTTAGAGCTGCATCTGACCAATTGGCATTAATGGGAATCTCCATACCCTATATCACTCTGAGACAAGTAGTTGTTCAATACCTGGAAGCCAACGCTTGCTTCAGGAACGGGAGACGATGGTCGGCATTTCTTACGGAAACGCCAGAGAACTACCTTTCTCGTATGTCAAGCAATGGAAGCTTTGGAGACCATCTCACCTTACAAGCGATTGCTGATATCTTTAACGTACAGATATTGGTTATAAGTTCATTGAACGGAGGTACGACATTGATCTCACCGGAAATTATTGATGGTAACATTTTTACCTTTCAGTTACCATATATTGTGTTAGGACATCTGTCAGAAGGTTACGGAGAGCACTATCTGTCGCTTTCAAACGATCAAGAGCAAGTACTTAGAATCATTCGTAACAGTGCCCAAATCATTTTTGAAGGAGACTGGATTCAAAATGCCGCAGGTGAGACAACAAATGACGAAACCACAGACGAAGGGGTAGACGGCCATGGCTCAAATGAAGGAGTACACAATCTTGGCTCATCAGACGGAGTAAAGAGGGAAGGCGCGGACGAGGGGGTAAACGAGGGGGAAAACGATGATGGTTCACATGTATTATTAAACGAGGAAGGAAtatatgataaagaaaatattgcaaGAAACGTAACCGTATATTTTGACAGATTACGCAGCGAAATTCTCGCTCTGGACCTCACCCTTGCATTGAGCCAGGATGTACAGAGTGTAGTTCCTGCTGTTAGTGAATAG
- the LOC140230740 gene encoding m7GpppN-mRNA hydrolase-like — protein MDQPTVNIPEEVLSSLCTRFLINIPDEERNDLVRVFFQIELAHWFYIDFFRAEQQGLPNCGIKEFSKAIFKHCPFLIDHAGEVDKIYAEWREYKMSVPTYGGILLDETLTHILMVQGFFSKTSWGFPKGKVNKEELPVQCAVREVREETGFDITNLIDENNYIETSINDQLARLYVVPNVPMDVDFKPMTRGEIREVRWFMVNDLPASKKDPAPKVNLGLNPNNFFMVIPFIKPLKKRLNKMQAGAPNRGYSPSPLTVFTSSHPNQGQRTQSPTSQQSNHRQNAGRGRGGNSNTSNTIAAASQSPDSNKSESRRRQQQQSFKLQNMSAIGQYARFKDPVQEAAWNQGGAGGKKQKGQGGSGSPLQEGQRHGRHSKTKGVEMDNRQNQDQHQDSSPATNRQSNRKQGQENRRSSQPPFSCSKAFLNFRFDVDAIMRAFDGIK, from the exons ATGGATCAGCCGACGGTCAACATTCCTGAAGAGGTTTTGAGTTCATTGTGCAC GCGATTTCTTATCAACATCCCAGATGAAGAAAGGAATGACTTGGTTCGGGTCTTCTTCCAGATAGAGCTAGCACACTGGTTCTACATCGACTTCTTCAGGGCTGAACAGCAGGGTCTACCCAACTGTGGCATAAAAGAGTTTTCCAAAGCCA TTTTCAAGCATTGCCCATTCTTGATTGACCATGCCGGGGAAGTGGACAAGATCTATGCAGAGTGGAGGGAATATAAGATGAGTGTTCCCACTTATGGTGGAATTCTCCTGGATGAAACTCTCACCCAT ATCCTAATGGTACAGGGCTTTTTCTCCAAGACCAGTTGGGGATTCCccaaaggaaaagtcaataaagAGGAACTACCAGTGCAGTGTGCAGTCAGAGAG GTTCGTGAGGAGACTGGATTTGACATCACAAACCTGATagatgaaaacaattatattgAGACATCAATCAACGACCAGCTAGCCAGACTCTACGTTGTCCCCAATGTACCCATGGATGTGGACTTCAAGCCTATGACAAGAGGAGAGATCAGA GAAGTCCGTTGGTTCATGGTCAATGATCTCCCAGCAAGCAAGAAGGACCCAGCACCCAAAGTCAATCTGGGTCTCAACCCTAATAATTTCTTCATGGTCATTCCATTCATAAA ACCCTTGAAGAAGAGGCTGAACAAGATGCAGGCTGGAGCACCCAACAGGGGTTACAGCCCATCACCTCTCACCGTCTTCACCTCCAGTCACCCTAACCAGGGGCAACGCACGCAGAGTCCTACTTCACAGCAG AGCAACCATCGGCAAAATGCCGGGCGCGGTAGGGGAGGAAATTCCAACACATCCAACACCATCGCAGCGGCAAGTCAGAGTCCCGACAGCAACAAGTCGGAGAGTAGACGCCGGCAACAGCAGCAGAGTTTCAAGCTGCAGAACATGAGTGCCATCGGCCAGTATGCCAGATTCAAGGACCCCGTCCAAGAGGCTGCATGGAACCAGGGTGGGGCTGGTGGCAAGAAGCAGAAAGGACAAGGGGGCAGTGGGTCCCCCTTACAGGAGGGACAAAGGCATGGAAGACATAGCAAG ACCAAAGGTGTGGAGATGGACAACAGGCAAAATCAAGACCAACATCAAG ACTCATCTCCTGCTACCAACAGACAATCAAATCGCAAACAGGGCCAGGAGAACCGACGAAGCAGCCAGCCGCCATTTTCCTGTTCAAAAGCATTCCTCAACTTTCGATTTGATGTCGATGCGATCATGAGAGCATTCGACGGCATCAAGTAG